One Actinomycetota bacterium genomic window carries:
- a CDS encoding arginase family protein, giving the protein MEVTVVGVPFNSAGLTGGVARAPAALRRAGLVSGLARRLDVADAGDVGFDPPAPERSPTSGLLAEPALVSMVAGTRQAVAAVHQAGRFPLVVGGDCPVMLGALAATRDRHGGVGLLMLDGHEDAYPPRRSPTGEAADSELALALGLAEGLPDGLAALVPLLAPGQVGLLGPRDDATIAREGVASLRGVVPLWSDVELAVRGAAEVAAQAARDVAAAAPAWWLHVDLDVLATAELAAVDYPQPGGLRWWQLRQMTVAALAVPGCAGWTVAIYNPDLDPDGGQAARIAEYVAGAAARLAEPPDA; this is encoded by the coding sequence ATGGAGGTCACGGTCGTGGGGGTGCCGTTCAACTCGGCCGGGCTGACCGGCGGCGTGGCCCGGGCCCCGGCCGCCCTGCGCCGGGCCGGGCTGGTCTCCGGCCTGGCCAGGCGGCTGGACGTGGCCGACGCCGGCGACGTCGGCTTCGACCCGCCGGCGCCCGAGCGCAGCCCCACCTCCGGCCTGCTGGCCGAGCCGGCGCTGGTCTCGATGGTCGCCGGCACCCGCCAGGCGGTGGCCGCCGTCCACCAGGCCGGCCGGTTCCCCCTGGTCGTCGGCGGTGACTGCCCGGTCATGCTGGGCGCGCTGGCCGCCACCCGCGACCGCCACGGCGGGGTCGGGCTGCTGATGCTGGACGGCCACGAGGACGCCTACCCGCCGCGGCGCTCCCCCACCGGCGAGGCCGCCGACTCCGAGCTGGCGCTGGCCCTCGGCCTGGCCGAGGGGCTGCCCGACGGGCTGGCCGCGCTGGTCCCCCTGCTCGCCCCCGGCCAGGTCGGGCTGCTCGGGCCGCGGGACGACGCCACCATCGCCCGCGAGGGTGTCGCCTCGCTGCGGGGCGTGGTCCCGCTGTGGTCGGACGTCGAGCTGGCCGTCCGGGGGGCGGCCGAGGTCGCCGCCCAGGCGGCCCGGGACGTGGCCGCGGCCGCCCCGGCGTGGTGGCTCCATGTCGACCTGGATGTGCTGGCCACCGCCGAGCTGGCCGCCGTCGACTACCCGCAGCCGGGCGGCCTGCGCTGGTGGCAGCTCCGCCAGATGACCGTGGCCGCGCTGGCCGTGCCCGGATGCGCCGGCTGGACGGTGGCGATCTACAACCCCGACCTCGACCCGGACGGCGGGCAGGCCGCCCGGATCGCCGAGTACGTGGCCGGGGCCGCGGCCAGGCTTGCCGAACCGCCAGATGCCTAG